A section of the Streptomyces sp. NBC_00178 genome encodes:
- a CDS encoding response regulator transcription factor, which yields MRVLIVEDEPYMAEAIRDGLRLEAIASDVAGDGDTAWELLSTNTYDIAVLDRDIPGPSGDEIAERIVRSGSGMPILMLTAADRLDDKASGFGLGADDYLTKPFELRELVLRLRALDRRRAHNRPPVREIAGLRLDPFRREVHRDGRHVALTRKQFAVLEVLVAAEGGVVSAEELLERAWDVNADPFTNAVRITVSALRKRLGEPQVIATVSGAGYRIDAHPARIREGRERG from the coding sequence ATGCGAGTGCTGATCGTCGAGGACGAGCCCTACATGGCGGAAGCCATCCGTGACGGCCTGCGCCTGGAGGCGATCGCGTCCGACGTCGCCGGTGACGGTGACACCGCCTGGGAGCTGCTGAGCACGAACACGTACGACATCGCCGTCCTCGACCGCGACATTCCCGGCCCCTCCGGCGATGAGATCGCCGAACGCATCGTCCGCTCCGGCAGCGGCATGCCGATCCTCATGCTCACCGCCGCCGACCGGCTCGACGACAAGGCTTCGGGCTTCGGACTCGGCGCCGACGACTACCTCACCAAGCCGTTCGAGCTCCGCGAGCTCGTACTCAGACTCAGAGCGCTCGACCGCAGGCGTGCGCACAACCGGCCTCCCGTGCGGGAGATCGCGGGCCTGCGGCTCGATCCGTTCCGCCGCGAGGTCCACCGCGACGGCAGGCACGTCGCACTGACCAGGAAGCAGTTCGCGGTGCTCGAAGTCCTCGTCGCCGCCGAGGGCGGTGTCGTCAGCGCCGAGGAGCTCCTGGAGCGGGCGTGGGACGTGAACGCCGACCCCTTCACCAACGCCGTGCGCATCACGGTCTCGGCCCTGCGCAAGAGACTCGGCGAACCCCAGGTCATCGCCACGGTGTCCGGCGCCGGGTACCGCATCGACGCGCATCCCGCTCGCATCCGGGAGGGCAGGGAACGTGGCTAG
- a CDS encoding ArsR/SmtB family transcription factor, producing the protein MLDVAVIEEPAAAMASLDPMRSRILAALTEPGSAAMLAARLGLPRQKVNYHLKELERHGLVELAEERRKGNVTERVYRATASSYVISPSALAAVSPDPSRSPDQLSGHWLLALGARMVREVGALLTGAARAQRRVASFGIDAEVRFASAADRSAFAEELTEAVAALVGRYHDESAPGGRRNRVIVGVHQIPDARPDVPSSGPGPLSEAMGGNEQEPSAEQEERS; encoded by the coding sequence GTGCTGGATGTAGCTGTGATCGAAGAGCCCGCCGCGGCGATGGCATCCCTGGACCCCATGCGGTCCCGGATCCTCGCCGCCCTGACCGAGCCGGGGTCCGCGGCCATGCTGGCCGCGCGCCTGGGGCTGCCTCGGCAGAAGGTCAACTACCACCTGAAGGAGCTGGAGCGCCACGGACTCGTCGAGCTCGCCGAGGAGCGGCGCAAGGGCAATGTCACCGAGCGCGTGTACCGCGCCACCGCCTCCTCCTACGTGATCTCGCCCAGCGCCCTGGCAGCCGTCAGCCCGGATCCCTCCCGGTCCCCCGACCAGCTCTCCGGACACTGGCTTCTGGCGCTGGGGGCCCGGATGGTGCGAGAGGTCGGCGCACTGCTGACCGGCGCCGCCCGGGCCCAGCGGCGGGTCGCGAGCTTCGGGATCGATGCCGAGGTGCGCTTCGCGTCCGCGGCCGACCGGTCGGCCTTCGCCGAGGAGCTCACCGAGGCGGTGGCTGCCCTGGTCGGCCGCTACCACGACGAGTCCGCCCCGGGAGGCCGGCGCAACCGCGTGATCGTCGGCGTGCACCAGATCCCCGACGCCCGTCCGGACGTTCCGTCGAGTGGGCCCGGCCCGCTGTCGGAAGCCATGGGGGGCAACGAACAAGAACCGTCAGCCGAACAGGAAGAGCGATCATGA